The genomic region TCCAAACGACGGCCGATAAGGCCGCCGACGGTGGCGCCGGCGACAGCGCCGATGACAGCGCCCTCCGTCTTATTGCCGGATTGGTGGCCGATGATGGCTCCGGCGGCGGCTCCAGCGGCGGCTCCTATTCCGGCGCCTGTCTGCGATTTGCTCGAGCATCCTGTCACCAAGATCGTTGAAAAGACAAAGATGCAGCTCGCGAAGATTCCGATGAATCGGCGATATCTAGTCGTCATTTTCCAATCCTCCCATTCCTCAATACCCGTAAAGACTCCATCTCTGAATTGAACCGGGCCTTTTGCTTCGGAGCAATCCTCAGTGTACGGCAGGATCAAGCTTTGTGGATCTCTATTTTCGGGTGATTCCTGCACCATAAATTAGGATCCGCCGGTGTTCAAGAAGAGACCATCCTCCGTTTTTCCAGTCAAACTCCTCATACCCCTCCGGCATGGGATTGATGCGGATGGCGACCAGACCACGAGTGCAGAGACCGGAGTTGTGTTCCTTATTGTCATCGTAATCCAGGCCGTCATTATATGTGGTTGGATGTTTTGAGCTTCGATCCGGCGCTCCGGGCCTGCTTTGGGGAACGACGGAACGATAGGGACCCTCGCCCTCGAGTGTTCCGGAAGTGTAATCCAAATGGCCGGGATCCAGGTCGTTCCCTTCGCGGCCATAAGCGATCATGATCCACTGTTCTCCCGGAATTTCTCCGCCATCCTCAATGCCCTCCGGGATGAATTCGGCCGGCGGGTACGTCACAAACCCCTGATCCGGATCGGTGAAATGTCCCGGATCCAAGTTTCCATAATAAAGACCGGCGGGGAATGCCGTTTTGATCTGCTCTATGGCAAAGTCTTTGGCGTGGCCGTCGGGAGCGATGAAGGTCACGCTGGTGGCGCCGGCGGCATCAGCGCCGACGGCGCTCAGGATTTCCTTTACGGTAACACCTGTGTAGGCGACGTAATGATCGAAATTCTGCCTATGTGCGTTTACCAGCATGAATTGATTGTGAACGTCAAGATTGTGTATCTCTTCCCAACTTAATGTGTCGGTGGGCGCGAAGGGTTGGCCCGGCTTGCTGCCGGCATCGCCCGGATAGCGCCCCTGAATCAATTCATCGATGTTGGTGAAGCCATCATCATCGGAGTCAATCCCATCAATGTCCTTTAAGGCCTTTTGATCCCGGCCTTTGTTTTTATAATCCAAGCCGAATGGATTCAGTGTGGCTTCAAAGCTCCCGGGTATCCCCACTGTAAACGATGCGTCGGGAGTGGGGACCAAATGGCAATAGGAACAGGGATTCAGATAAAACTCTTTCTGATCAGCATCTGTCACGATACCTCCGGTATGGCAGGTCTGACAGTCATCCAATCGGGTTCCGAGCAAGGCCGGATAAACGGCGATGAGATTGTCGCTGTCCGTATCGTTTTCATGACCTTGATAGGACAGCGATGATTGTGGTGTCGAGGATAAAGAGCCTTCATTGACGTCGGCTGCTGCCAAAGGTCCAGCGATGAGAACCAGCAGCATTGAAACGGCCACTGGCATGGTATGTTGGGTGCGGCTCATGACTTCCTCTCTTATTCTTCAACCATTGAGATGAATGTTTCAACATCCATAAGGACGCGATTCACCGCATCATCCCAGAATGTCTCTTGTGTCAGGTCGATGCCGAGATGTTTTTGTGCGACCGCCTCCGTTGTCATGGAGCCGGTATCGGCAAGAAGAGCCCGGTACTTCTTGTAGAACGAGGGGCCCTCTTTCTTCGCTAAATCGTAGATCCCTCCAGAGAAGAGATATCCGAATGTATATGGAAAATTATAGAACGGCATTTCTGTTATAAAGAAATGCAGTTTGGACGCCCAAAAGTACGGATGGTAACCATCTTCGGAAAGGATATCACCAAAGGCTGTTTTCTGAGCCTCGACCATGAGTTCATTGAGCCGGTCCTTCGGCACGGTGCCTTTCCTTCTCTCTTCATAAAACATGCAATCGAAGAGAAAACGGGCGCGAATATTACAAAACATTGTCATCCCATCCTGAATTTTCTGATTCAGAAGGGAAATTTTGATGTCGGCGTTGGTTGTTGATTCCAGTGCGGCGTCGGTAACCAGCAATTCATTGAAGGTCGATGCGGTTTCAGCGAGATTCATCGGATAGTGGCGTGCGAAATAGTCCTGATCTCTCAGAACATGGCTGTGATAAGCATGCCCGATCTCATGCGCCAGTGTCATCATTTCATCGTAGGCGCCGGAGAATGTCATGAAGATGCGGGATTCCCTTTTTAATGGGAGGCCTGTGCAGAATCCGCCCGCGGCTTTGCCGGAGCGATCCTCCGCTTCGATCCAGCGATTGTCGATCGCCTTCTTCGCTAAGGCGCCGAGATCAGGAGAAAAGGTTGTAAGATGGGTGATGACAAAATCACAAGCCTCATCATAGGTGTATTTCAGGTTGCCGCCTCCAACAGGGGCGATCTGATCATACCAACGGAATTTGTCGATACCCAGTAACTTCCTTTTAACATTCACATAGTCCGTCAGTCGCGAAATACCGCGCGCCACCGACTGCCACATCGCGTCGACGGTCTCCTTCTTCAGCCGTCCCATTACGAGGGGTTCATATAGAGCCGAGCTCCAATCACGATTCTTATAGACATCCAGGCGGAAGCCGGCCTGTGAATTGAGCGCCATGGCCGCCGTCGATTCGACGCTTCTCCAGGTTGCTTCGAGCTTTTCAAAAGCCTGCCGGCGGATATCCCGGTCGGGGGAACTCATCTTGTTGGCCAGCTGGCCCATGGATAACGTTTCGATCTTGCCGGCCACATCAAACTCGGCCCGCAGATCCCCGGCGATCTTTGTATAAAGCCGTCCCCACGCGTGGTAGCCGTTGACAGCCAATTCAGCCGTCAGCTTCTCCAGGCGGGGTTCCATTTTTTTCCTGGCATTTGTGCGGAGTTCGTTCCAAAAGAACTTGGCGCCGGCCAACCTTGGATCTTCGACAAGCTTTGCCCACTCATTGTCGGAGGTCTTGATGGCGACCTCTTCGACATCGGTCATGATCGTCTGAAACATCGCATCGAGTGCTGACATCTCCTCGAGTATCGTGTTGGCATGTTCATCCTTGACATCTTGAGCGGAGAGACAGCCGGCAAAACTCGCGGCATGATTGAGACGCTCAATAAGATCCTGCATTGAACTCAAAAAATCCGCCCATGACGATCTAGAGGCATCTGAGATTGATTTTTGCAGGGAGGAGAATATCTCTTTTCTCGTGTGCAGATCCCGGGTGACAACTTCCCGGAATTCCTTGTATTCTTTTGAATTCGAACCGCCTGGAAATATCGATTCGAGATCCCATTTCATATTTCTTTGATTCATTGGGAGCTCCTTTTCTATTGGATTCTCGTATAATTTCTAAGGGTTTAGCATCCGGCGGTCAAGATAGTATTTCGATTGAAGTTAAGTCGCCCTCTTCGATTCGATCCGCCCCCATTTATTCCCCCCGGACTTGTACGTTTCCAAAAGGCACTGAAAGCGGCGGTGCTGGGCGAAGCGCCGTGATGGCGCTAAGCCCAAGAACCGGCCGGGGGATCCGCCCCGCCTTCCGGTCGCCTCTCCCGCCGGTGAAAGGAATCTGAGGCTGGATCTCTATCGGATGGAGGGCTCCCCGCGGTAGGCGGGTCCGATTACGAGTTTATCTTGTTGTTATATAAGAAGTAACAAGATATTTCCGCTGGTCCGATCAAGCTGAAGATGGGAGCCATTTATGACGATAGTTCGAATAGTCGGACCATGGGGCCTTTAACTCCCGGGAACTGGATGGGAATTCAATCACATGCCGGAATCACAACGAGCGGATCTTCCTGAGGACCGGGTGGATACCGTCCCCCATTCCCGTTTCTATCCGAAACCAGCATCGCATACCGGCGACGAGCGATCAAAGATTGCGATCGTTCCGCAAGAAGGCAACAATCGCTACCGGCATTTGTTTAGACAATTGCATTTCAACGCCGCGATCTATGAAGCAGTGAATGATGGTGAGGATTTTATCTTTTTGGATTTCAACAAATGCGGCGAAATGACGGAGAGTGTCAAACGTGAAGAAGTCATCGGGCGCAGTGTAAAGAAAATCTTCCCCGGAGTGGAGGAATTCGGTCTTTTTGCGTTGTTTCAACAAGTTTGGCGGACCGGGGAACCGCAGTCTTTTCCGATCTCTTGGTATCAAGATGAGAGAATCGCGGGCTGGCGGGATAACTATGTCTATAAGCTGCCCTCCGGTGAAATAGTGGCGATCTATGAAGACGCGACCGTACGAAAACAGGCGGAACAGGCGCTGGCTTTGAGCGAAGAGAAGTATCGAACGCTCGTCGCCAATTTACAAGAGGGTATCTGGGCGGTTGACAGCGACGGCATAACGACATTTGTTAATCCATGTATGGCCGATATGCTTGGCTACTCGATCGACGAGATTGAGGGAAAGTCGATTTTGTCATTCCTCGGCGTCAACAAGATTCCACTCTGTAAAAAATATTTGGAGAGCTGTCAAGATGATGGTTCCACAGAGTTTGAAATGGTATTTCAAAAGAAAGACGGCGGACTGATATATACAAATCTGTCGTTAGCTCCAATTTTCAATGGTGGGGGCATCTACGCCGGCGCTCTAGCCGGCATCATGAATATCACACATCAAAGGATTGTAGAAAATGCGCTTCGTGAAAGTGAAGAGAGGTATCGAAGCCTTTTTGAAGACACTCCGGTCGCAGTTCTTGAGGTGGATATTTCAGAAGCAAAGGCCTATTTCGATGAATTCTGCTTGGATAATATCACGGATTTGGACTCCTATTTTGAACAAAACTCAAGTATCGGAAGGGAATGTTTAGCTCGGATTAAGCTTATCGATGCAAACGAAATTGCCAGAAACCTGCTTAGGTTCAAATCGAGGGATTTCTCGGCATTCGAGTATTCACGCTTGCTGTCAGACAATTCATACCAAAGTATCATGCGGCCGCTTGTCGCTCTTTTCCGAGGTGAGGCGATCCAAGATTTCGAATTAGAATTACACCTCTCTGATGAATCCAGCATATACGTTTCAGTTCGATGTTCGATAGCATGCGGGTATGAAATTTCCTTGGCAAGAGTGCTTATATCGCTCTCCGATATTACGAAAAGAAGGCAAATAGAAGAAGAACTCCGGCAAGCGACTAAGATGCAGGCGATCGGCACCCTGGCCGGAGGGATCGCCCACGATTTCAATAATATTCTTTATGCTGTGCTTGGGTACGCTGGTTTGGCAATGGAAGAGGTCCCCCGGGACAGCTCGACCTTTAGTAATCTCCAGCAGATTCAAAATGCCGGCGAAAGAGCGGCCGATCTTGTCAAGCAGATACTCACATTCAGTAAGGCCAGCAAATTCAAACGCCGCACCACGCACCTCCAGCCGGTCATCAAAGAAACAATACAATTGCTCCGGGGATTGCTTCCGGTGACTATCGATATCCAGCAAAAAATCAATGACCAATGCGGTCCGGTATTGATCGATCCGATGGAGATTCAGCGAGTCCTGATGAATCTCGGCACGAATGCGTTTAGTTCAATGAGAGAGGGTGGGGGGGTATTAAAAATCAGCTTGGATCAGATTGAGGCAATGCCCTCCCACACCGAATACCCCAATTTAAAGACCGGGAGATATGCGCGAATCCAGGTGGAAGATACAGGGCATGGAATGGATAAAGCCACACTTCAACGCATTTATGATCCGTACTTTACGACACGAAGCCCCGGGGAAGGAACGGGGCTCGGCCTTTCGACGGTCCACGGCATCATTTCGAGAGCGGATGGGGAGATTCATGTCGAAAGCACGCCGCATGTGGGAACAAGATTCCATATCTTACTTCCTCTGGCGCTAAAGAAGGAAAAGGCTCTAGGGAAGGTAGCCGCCACAAGCAAGGGCGGTGTCGCTGGAGGGAATGAGCGCATCCTATTTATTGATGACGAGGGAATGCTTGCAAAACTAGGTAAAACTCAGTTCGAAAAGATTGGCTATCGGGTGACGATAAAAACAAACGGCAAGGAGGCGCTCAACGCATTTCGTAAACAACCTGATGATTATGATTTAATCATTACTGATCAGTTAATGCCGGGATTGACGGGATTGGAGCTGGCCAGACAAGTTCATCTAATACGACCGGAGATTCCAATTATAATGATCTCGGGTTATGCCGATGATATTGACATGGAGCAACAACAGGCCACTGGCATCAAGAAATGCCTCCAAAAACCAGTGCCGTTCAAGGATTTGGTCGATTCAATTCAAGTGGTCCTGAAACAGAAAATGACGGAGGGGTAGTATGACGGCTCGAATTCTAGTGGTGGATGATGATAACCAGGTCCGCTCTATGTTGCGCCTGACTTTGGAAAGAGAAGGGTATGAAATTGTAGAGGCCGCTGACGGATTTGAAGCGATTCAATTATTCCGGGAAAACCCCTTTGACTTGATCATTACAGATATAATAATGCCCGGGTTGGAAGGGTTTGAAACGATACAGCGTTTGCGCGCTGAATCCCCCGATGTAAAGATCATCGCCATCTCCGGGGGCGGACGCCTGGCTCCTGAGGGGTATCTCGAGGTGGCCGAGAATCTCGGCGCGCTCAAAGCTTTAACAAAACCCGTGGATCATGATGAGCTCTTGGCGACTGTTCGAGAGCTGGTGGAGAGAGCGGCATAATCCAGAAACGCCTCTTTGCTTTGTGTTAGAGAAAGGCAACCGCAGTACAACTTCTGCTAATGGATCTTTTGGGCCGGATTTGCGCGGGGGCGGCGCCCGACGATCCGGCCGATCCGGAGCATTCAAAGGAGCCTTCCAAATCGCTACTCCCCTCGTATCTTGACATCGGATCTGCGCCCCTTTACCCTCAGTTTTTATTGCGGGATGTTCACTCCGGAAGGGGTCATGCCGCCTTTGGGGTGATGATACTTGCGCAAAAATGGAAAGGGACGGCGAAAGCAATGAGTATCAGCCAAATTGCAAGATCTATCAGTCAATCGGCTACGCTGAGATTGAACGAAACAGCAGCCATACTACGGGCCAAGGGTGATCCCGTTATCCATCTGGGGGGGGGAGAGCCAAAAAGCAAACCGCCCTTGGAAGCCTTGACGACGGCGGCGGGCCTCTTAAATTCAGGCGAGGTTAGATATACGCCTCCCGACGGTATACCTGCTTTGAAAAAGGCGATCATCCGTTATACGGAGGAATTCTATAACAGGAAGGTCGAGCCCGAAAATGTTATGGCCTCCAGCGGTGCAAAGCAAGCGATCATGGTTTGCCTGCAGGCCATTCTCAATCCTCAAGAGGAAGTGATTTTCCCGGCCCCCTATTGGGTCAGTTATCCGGAAATGGTCAAGCTTTGCGGCGGGATTCCCGTTCCCGTCACGCCGGAAGATGGAACTTTTCATCCCCGAATTCAGGATATTGAAGAGAAGATCGGATCCCTCACCAGGGCGATCATGATCAATAGCCCCAACAATCCTTCCGGGACAATGTATTCCGAACAATTCATTAGTGATATTGTTCAGCTTTGCGAAAAGCGCGGGCTGTATCTGATCATGGATGATATTTATCAGAGATTGATCTTCAATAACCTAAAACCGATAAACTGCTATAAATATGCAAAGGATTTTTCGGAGACATCGAAATTAGTTGTTATCAATGGTGTGTCCAAACAATATGCCATGACCGGCTTCCGTATCGGTTGGTCCATAGCAAACAAGAGACTGACCGAAGTGATGACGAATATCCAGGGGCACCAAACGTCCGGACCCTCCGCGCTGCTTCAGCACGCGGCGGTCGGGGCGCTCCGGGGCCTGCAGAGCCATGTTGAAAACCTCCGTGTGAGCTTGGAAAACAACCGGAATGTCATGATCACCGAATTGAAAAGTTTTGCCGGGGTTCATCTCATTCCACCGGATGGGACATTCTACTGTTTTCCTGATTTCAGTGTATATAGGAAGGATTCAGTGAAACTTGCGCAGTTCCTTCTTGATAAAGTACAAGTGGTCACCGTGCCCGGAATCGAATTCGGTATGGAAGGGTATCTTAGAGTCAGCTTCTGCGGATCCGTGAAAGATATCACCTCGGGCATTGAAAGAATGAAATGGGCTCTGGATTTGAATTCGCCGAATGAGCTATTCATTGGAGAGCGCAAACTTGTGAGGGACTGGGCATGAGTAAGTATCTCAAATTCGATACGCCTGGCCTGAAGCAGGCCAAGGAACTGAAGAGCGACTACGGAATTGACAACCACGGTCTGGAGTATCTTGACCGGGTTTACTGGAACCTTCCGACTCCGGCGCTCGTCGAAGAGGCGGTTTTCCGCAATGAGGGTCATATCACCAGCGGCGGCGCCATGTTGGTTTATACGGGCAAATGGACCGCCCGCGCCGCTCAAGATAAGTATGTCGTCAAGGAGCCTTCCAGCGAAGAGAACATCTGGTGGGGCGAGTATAACAGGCCCTACAGCTCCGAGAAATTCGCCATGCTCTTCGCCCGGATTCAGTCCTATCTCCAGGGCGAGGAAGTCTTTGTTCAGGATTGTTTTGTCGGCGCGGATCCCGAGCATAGCATGCCGATTCGAATTATCACCGAAAAGGCATGGCAAAGTCATTTTGCCCGCAATATGTTCCTCAAGATCCGCAACCGGGAAGATTATAAGACGCATGTCCCGGAGTTCACACTCATTGCCGTAAGTGGTTTCAAGGTTGATCCGAGGATTGAGGGGACGCGGACGGAGACGGCCATCGCAATGGATTTCTCGAAGAGAATGGCGCTGGTCTGCAATTCAAAATATGGCGGTGAGATAAAGAAATCGATCTTTACCGTTATGAATTATTTCCTGCCGCTCAAAGGTGTTCTCTCGATGCATTGCTCAGCCAATATCGGCGATAAAGGCGATGCAGCCCTTTTCTTCGGCCTCTCGGGTACAGGCAAAACCACCCTCTCCGCCGATCCGACTCGTCAATTGATCGGGGATGATGAGCATGGATGGAGCGATGACGGGGTCTTCAACCTGGAGGGCGGCTGCTACGCCAAAGTGATCCGTCTTTCATCCGAGCATGAACCTCAGATTCATGCTTGTACGCATCGTTTCGGGACGATTCTCGAGAATGTTGTTTTCGATCCCGCCTCCCGAAATCTGGATCTGGATGATGACAGATTCACTGAAAACACGCGATGCAGTTATCCATTGAATTTCATCCCAAATGTCGTTCAGGAAGGATATGTTCGCAGCCATCCAAAGAATGTAATTTTCCTCACCTGCGATGCGCAGGGGGTTTTGCCTCCGCTCGCGCGGCTTGATCCGACTCAGTCGATCTATCATTTCATATCCGGATACACGAGTAAAATCGCCGGAACGGAAATCGGTCTGGGAATAGAGCCTGAAATCACTTTCAGCGCTTGTTTTGGGGCGCCCTTCATGGTTCATCATCCCTTCGAGTATGCCAATATGTTGAAGCAGAAGGCCCTTAAGCATGGCGCTCAGTGCTGGCTGGTGAACACGGGCTGGGTCGGAGGCAAATTCGGCGTCGGCAAGCGGATCAGTATCCGTCACACACGAAACCTCCTCAATGCGGCGCTTGAGGGCAAGCTAGACGGGGTCAAGTACAGAAAAGATAAACTTTTCGGTTTTGAGGTGCCTCTTACCTGCCCTGATGTTCCTGAAGACGTCCTCGATCCTTCGAATTCCTGGGGGAATAAGGATGAGTATTGGAAGAAATATGACGCACTGGTGGCCCGGTACATCGAGAACTTCAAGAAATACAAAGATGGCTGCCCGGAGGGAATTCTCGAGGCGGGACCGAAACGGTTGAAATAGCGAATAAAGGGATCAAGGAGCGCAACAAGAAACGGAGGAGATTTCGGTCTCCTCCGTTTCTGGTTCGTTAGGCTGGAGTAATTAGCCGAGCATCTTGTCGACTTCGTCGCAGGTCTTCTTGACGCCTTCGGCCGACTTGGCCAAGGCCGCTTTCTCGTCGGCGGTCAAGTCGATTTCGATGACCTTCTCCACGCCGCCTGCTCCGAGGATGGCGGGAACGCCGACATACAATCCATTGATACCGTATTCACCCGCGAGCAAGGTACAGACGGGGAGGATTTTCTTCCGGTCATAGATAATCGCTTCAGCCATTTCCAGCGCGCTGAAAGCTGGAGAAACAAAAGCGGAACCGAATCCCAGGAGACCGACAACCTCTCCGCCGGCTTTTCTTACCCGTGTTTCGATCGCTCCAAGCTTGTCCGGGGCGATAAACTTCTCAACCGGCATCCCTGCAATCCGGCAGCAGCTGCGGACCGGGACCATCGTGTCGCCGTGACCGCCGAGGACCATCGCCTCAACGTTATCGACACTGACTCCCGCCTCTGCGGCGACGAAGTAGCGGTAGCGTGCCGAATCCAGCACGCCGGCCATCCCGACAAGCTTGTTCTTTGGAGGATTCAGATTTTTCTTCAGTGTATAGACAATCGCATCCAGGGGGTTGGCGATCGAGATGATCATCGCATTTTTGCAATACTTGCCGATGGCTTTCGAAACCTCGTTGGTAACTTTCAAGTTGATCGACAACAACTCCTCCCGCGAGGGGAACGTCCCATCCGGCCGGGCTTTGCGCGGCACACCGGCCGTATTGATGATCATGTCGCAACCGGCGAGGATATCATAATCTTTGGAGGCCTCAATGCGCGTATCAGAACCTATCACCGGCGTTCCTTCAGCGATATCGAGGGCCTTGCCCTTGGCCACGGATTGTTTTCTCTGAACGTCCTGTTTCTCAGGAGGATCACTTTCATTCACAAAGGGAGCGGGATCCGTCACGGCCACTGTCCGCGCCAAGCGACGTCGGACGATTTCCTGGACGAGAACTCCGCCGATCCAGCCGCCACCCACCACTCCAATTTTCTGTAGCACGCACCGCCTCCTTTCTTAAAGGGATTACCGG from Candidatus Eisenbacteria bacterium harbors:
- a CDS encoding M3 family oligoendopeptidase, which codes for MNQRNMKWDLESIFPGGSNSKEYKEFREVVTRDLHTRKEIFSSLQKSISDASRSSWADFLSSMQDLIERLNHAASFAGCLSAQDVKDEHANTILEEMSALDAMFQTIMTDVEEVAIKTSDNEWAKLVEDPRLAGAKFFWNELRTNARKKMEPRLEKLTAELAVNGYHAWGRLYTKIAGDLRAEFDVAGKIETLSMGQLANKMSSPDRDIRRQAFEKLEATWRSVESTAAMALNSQAGFRLDVYKNRDWSSALYEPLVMGRLKKETVDAMWQSVARGISRLTDYVNVKRKLLGIDKFRWYDQIAPVGGGNLKYTYDEACDFVITHLTTFSPDLGALAKKAIDNRWIEAEDRSGKAAGGFCTGLPLKRESRIFMTFSGAYDEMMTLAHEIGHAYHSHVLRDQDYFARHYPMNLAETASTFNELLVTDAALESTTNADIKISLLNQKIQDGMTMFCNIRARFLFDCMFYEERRKGTVPKDRLNELMVEAQKTAFGDILSEDGYHPYFWASKLHFFITEMPFYNFPYTFGYLFSGGIYDLAKKEGPSFYKKYRALLADTGSMTTEAVAQKHLGIDLTQETFWDDAVNRVLMDVETFISMVEE
- the pckA gene encoding phosphoenolpyruvate carboxykinase (ATP), which produces MSKYLKFDTPGLKQAKELKSDYGIDNHGLEYLDRVYWNLPTPALVEEAVFRNEGHITSGGAMLVYTGKWTARAAQDKYVVKEPSSEENIWWGEYNRPYSSEKFAMLFARIQSYLQGEEVFVQDCFVGADPEHSMPIRIITEKAWQSHFARNMFLKIRNREDYKTHVPEFTLIAVSGFKVDPRIEGTRTETAIAMDFSKRMALVCNSKYGGEIKKSIFTVMNYFLPLKGVLSMHCSANIGDKGDAALFFGLSGTGKTTLSADPTRQLIGDDEHGWSDDGVFNLEGGCYAKVIRLSSEHEPQIHACTHRFGTILENVVFDPASRNLDLDDDRFTENTRCSYPLNFIPNVVQEGYVRSHPKNVIFLTCDAQGVLPPLARLDPTQSIYHFISGYTSKIAGTEIGLGIEPEITFSACFGAPFMVHHPFEYANMLKQKALKHGAQCWLVNTGWVGGKFGVGKRISIRHTRNLLNAALEGKLDGVKYRKDKLFGFEVPLTCPDVPEDVLDPSNSWGNKDEYWKKYDALVARYIENFKKYKDGCPEGILEAGPKRLK
- a CDS encoding malate dehydrogenase, translating into MLQKIGVVGGGWIGGVLVQEIVRRRLARTVAVTDPAPFVNESDPPEKQDVQRKQSVAKGKALDIAEGTPVIGSDTRIEASKDYDILAGCDMIINTAGVPRKARPDGTFPSREELLSINLKVTNEVSKAIGKYCKNAMIISIANPLDAIVYTLKKNLNPPKNKLVGMAGVLDSARYRYFVAAEAGVSVDNVEAMVLGGHGDTMVPVRSCCRIAGMPVEKFIAPDKLGAIETRVRKAGGEVVGLLGFGSAFVSPAFSALEMAEAIIYDRKKILPVCTLLAGEYGINGLYVGVPAILGAGGVEKVIEIDLTADEKAALAKSAEGVKKTCDEVDKMLG
- a CDS encoding PAS domain S-box protein; translation: MPESQRADLPEDRVDTVPHSRFYPKPASHTGDERSKIAIVPQEGNNRYRHLFRQLHFNAAIYEAVNDGEDFIFLDFNKCGEMTESVKREEVIGRSVKKIFPGVEEFGLFALFQQVWRTGEPQSFPISWYQDERIAGWRDNYVYKLPSGEIVAIYEDATVRKQAEQALALSEEKYRTLVANLQEGIWAVDSDGITTFVNPCMADMLGYSIDEIEGKSILSFLGVNKIPLCKKYLESCQDDGSTEFEMVFQKKDGGLIYTNLSLAPIFNGGGIYAGALAGIMNITHQRIVENALRESEERYRSLFEDTPVAVLEVDISEAKAYFDEFCLDNITDLDSYFEQNSSIGRECLARIKLIDANEIARNLLRFKSRDFSAFEYSRLLSDNSYQSIMRPLVALFRGEAIQDFELELHLSDESSIYVSVRCSIACGYEISLARVLISLSDITKRRQIEEELRQATKMQAIGTLAGGIAHDFNNILYAVLGYAGLAMEEVPRDSSTFSNLQQIQNAGERAADLVKQILTFSKASKFKRRTTHLQPVIKETIQLLRGLLPVTIDIQQKINDQCGPVLIDPMEIQRVLMNLGTNAFSSMREGGGVLKISLDQIEAMPSHTEYPNLKTGRYARIQVEDTGHGMDKATLQRIYDPYFTTRSPGEGTGLGLSTVHGIISRADGEIHVESTPHVGTRFHILLPLALKKEKALGKVAATSKGGVAGGNERILFIDDEGMLAKLGKTQFEKIGYRVTIKTNGKEALNAFRKQPDDYDLIITDQLMPGLTGLELARQVHLIRPEIPIIMISGYADDIDMEQQQATGIKKCLQKPVPFKDLVDSIQVVLKQKMTEG
- a CDS encoding response regulator, which translates into the protein MTARILVVDDDNQVRSMLRLTLEREGYEIVEAADGFEAIQLFRENPFDLIITDIIMPGLEGFETIQRLRAESPDVKIIAISGGGRLAPEGYLEVAENLGALKALTKPVDHDELLATVRELVERAA
- a CDS encoding pyridoxal phosphate-dependent aminotransferase; translated protein: MSISQIARSISQSATLRLNETAAILRAKGDPVIHLGGGEPKSKPPLEALTTAAGLLNSGEVRYTPPDGIPALKKAIIRYTEEFYNRKVEPENVMASSGAKQAIMVCLQAILNPQEEVIFPAPYWVSYPEMVKLCGGIPVPVTPEDGTFHPRIQDIEEKIGSLTRAIMINSPNNPSGTMYSEQFISDIVQLCEKRGLYLIMDDIYQRLIFNNLKPINCYKYAKDFSETSKLVVINGVSKQYAMTGFRIGWSIANKRLTEVMTNIQGHQTSGPSALLQHAAVGALRGLQSHVENLRVSLENNRNVMITELKSFAGVHLIPPDGTFYCFPDFSVYRKDSVKLAQFLLDKVQVVTVPGIEFGMEGYLRVSFCGSVKDITSGIERMKWALDLNSPNELFIGERKLVRDWA